TAGTGATGCAGAATATTATGCCGTCCAAGGCTATAATTACTTAAAGCATGGACCTTAACCTTGTACAGACAGTGAAAAAGGAATTATCTTCTGCAGGAAGCCATTGAAACCACAGTTGCTTGTTCTGCAATGGCTCTGAAAGAAGAAGAATTAAAGGAACAAAGCCAATCTCCTAAAAGCAAATGGGCTAAGTGGAAACGAAGAGGTATAATAGGCGCAGCTGCAGTAACTGGAGGAACCTTGTTGGCAGTTACTGGTGGTATGGCATCCCTGACTTTCTTAAGTTTTCTCAGGTCCTGACATGTTTAAGAAAAGCGCTTAGGAAACAGATATCTCTGTCCTTCTAATCTTCATTACTCTTAAATAGGTTTAGGATCTTCATGTTTCCTATGTTTTAGCAGGTCCAGACATGACCTGATAATCCTTACAGAAAAAAAGATTGCTTCTTCTTTCAGTCTTCATTAGATGCTTAAAGAAGTTGGAATGTGATGTGGGGAGAACCCTCATAAGAGACGAAATTGTTATAATTTTATGGCCTTTATTTTGTTTGTAAACAGGCTTAGCTGCTCCGGCAATAGCTGCAGGCTTTGGTGCTTTAGCCCCTACCTTGGGAACTCTTGTTCCTGTGATTGGAGCAAGTGGGTTTGCTGCTGTTGCTAGTGCTGCAGGAAGTGTTGCAGGGTCTGTTGCAGTAGCAGCATCCTTTGGAGGTAAACACATGTTTCATATGATATCTTGTTGCATCTCCTTTTTTTGTCAATAAGTTAATAATGGAGACGAGGAGAGTGCAACTTGTGCTTTTTCACTTCTCTTTTTCTTTGATAAAATAAGATAATTTCATTAAGAAAAGTACCAAAGAATTACACAAAGATGGCGCTAGAAGCACAATTACATCAGTGACAACTCGAATAATAAAAAAGATGATCTAAATCATTTATGCAAGTGCTTTTGCACTTCTCAGGCAGCCCAAGGTTTAGATTGATTTGTGAAACCTTAACATCTTGAAATTCCTCCAGTTACTAAGGGTTGTCACTGATATTTTTGCTTACCCAGCTGCTGGAGCTGGACTTACAGGAACTAAAATGGCTAGGAGAACAGGAGATGTTGATGAATTTGAGTTCAAGGCTATAGGAGAAAACCATAACCAGGGCGTAAGTAATTAGCTCTTGTTTTTGCTACTTGAACCTGTCCTGTAATTCCTGCTTGCAATTCCTTGTTTCAGTTAGTAGATGGGCATTGCAGTCTGCATTGTGTCCCTTTGAGTTCTTTCATCTTTATTCTCATAGAGTCATAGTTGTCGTAATTTTTTGTTTTACTCATGGACCACAGGAGCTTACCTATGTTTGTTCTTACTTTGCATTTTTGCTATCAGCGGCTGGCAGTTGAGGTTTTGATCTCAGGACTTGTTTTTAAGGAGGAGGATTTTGTAAGACCTTGGGAAGGACAACATGATAACTCTGAGAGGTAAAAtatctttgttttcctttttgttgGTTGATCTCCATTTGGTAGATGATCTCAGCACTTCAGATTTCTTACTTTTCTCGTTGACCAATTTGTGTTGATAGTGCTCCTATCTGTTGGTGAAGGCTTATAATGCAGTAACCACTCTTACATTTCTCATTTTTCTTCAGATATGTGTTGCAGTGGGAGTCAAAGAATCTTATTGCTGTTAGCACTGCAATTCAGGACTGGTTGACGTCAAGTAATAATTTGTACTTTGCTTTTCAGCATATGATACATCAACCAGTTACATTACCACTGTGATCGGTTATGATGCTGACATCGTCACAAACTACAGGACTTGCAATGGAGTTGATGAAGCGAGGCGCTATGATGACCGTTTTAAAAACTCTTTTGACAGCATTGGCTTTGCCAGCAACATTGCTTGCAATGACTGATTTTATTGACAGCAAATGGGCAATTGCTGTGGACAGGTTCTTGTTTGTCTGTGTGATGTTCAGTGTTCAGTACAATCTCTTTTTTGAGCTTGGGGTTGGGATCAAGGAGGAAAAGGTTATGAAGCTGTTTTATCTTCCATTTGTCTATAAGACATGATTAGAAGTAAAAGGATAAGATTAGTATAATTGCAGTAATGATGAGAAGATCCTAATACCGCTATACGTGAACTCAAATTATTTTCCAGTTTCCTCGTTTAATATTTGTTTGTCCCTAGAAATTCTAATCCTTAAATTTTCTGTATTTCCATCTATTGTTTCAGTGGAACTAAGTCTGGCTCCAATTCTGCTTCTGCTTAAATTATCAGGCAGTTCTACAATGATATTATGCTGTATCAAAGCATAATCTCCTACTTTGATTGGAAAAGTAAATAGTAACCTGTTGCTATTTATTTACAGATCGGATAAGGCAGGAAAACTTCTGGCAGAAGTGTTACAGAAAGGATTACAAGGACATAGGTAAATAGGCTTAAATAGATTCTGAGCATTTACCATTTGAGTCCCCTGAAAGATTTTGAGTTTTCACATCAGCCAATTATTGGTTGTTCATGAATATTTCAGGCCTGTGACACTTGTAGGGTTTTCACTTGGAGCAAGAGTTATCTTTAAATGTCTTCAGATTCTGGCTGAGAGTGAAAATAATTGTAAGCTTTATTttgaaatatgtttttctttCTTACATTTATCATTTGCTTAATATGATCCTAAAGTATTTTCTTGCATTTTGACAGCTGGGCTTGTGGAAAGAGTTGTTCTTCTTGGGGCACCCATTGCAATTAAAAACATGAACTGGGAAGCAGCTAGAAAGGTTTTTGCTTCCCACTTTGTTTATTTCAACTACTATTAGTATGAGCATATTTATCTCCTTCTATTTTCTCATTTGTTTTCTCTAGTATATATACTTGGGGCTTATCTGCTCGGTTACCTCATTATTATTTGAGGATCTCTCTTCTGATTTTGCAGGTAGTGGCTGGTCGATTTGTGAACGCTTACGCTACAAATGATTGGATGCTAGGGATTGCCTTCCGTGCCAGGTTTGCATTATTTGACGAGCATAGTACTGATGTTGAAGGATATAAACTTCATTTAAGGATAGTCCACAAAAATTCAGGAAAACAGGACAAATTCTGGAAGGAGGGATAATTTGTTTCCCTGTTTTGCGTGCTGTTTTATGCTTCTATTTCTGAGTAACTTGTGCAATTTCTCTTAAACAGTCTCCTTACTCGAGGCTTGGCTGGAATTCAACCAGTTGATGTTCCTGGTATTGAGAATGTAAGTTTTCATTTTTAGTTGTCTTTGTAAGGATAACTAAATTTGGATCTCCATCATTTCTTGCTTAAACCCTTCACTTTTAACAGGTTGATGTGACTGAACTCATCGATGGTCATTCCTCCTATTTATGGGCTACCCAAAAGATTTTAGATCTACTTGAGCTTGATGCCTATTATCCGGTAGTTCTTGGTCGCGTAGTGTTGTAAAGACAGACGTTGCGACACATTTTCTTCCTCAGGAAACTGTATTTTTGGGGATTGTATCTGTTACAAGAAGTGCATAGGTAGCAAGGTCATTCTATGACTACTAGTGTACAACATATAGACTTTCTGGTCATGAATAATATAGCAAGAATCAGAAATCACGATTCACGACTGTAAAATGTCTTATGAAAGCAGGTTATTGAAGTTCTGTTTCTCGTGCCTTTGCAATCATTTGATTTAGGCCAGATTGTGAATTTGGTAAGAAGGTTATGCCTTCTAATACGTGAACGGAACGATGGATGCTATTTCCTTCGTCCCATTGAATAGATTAATTTTTAAAGTAGCAGTGTTTACCTAGATTATTTGAGCTATTAGAAAATGATAGTAGATGCTAGAGACTTATTCATTTTGGATATTATACTGTCAACACATAATACAGTGTTGGTATATATAATGAATAATTAACCGTCAAATTTCACAAATCAACTTTCAAAGTGAATTTACAACTTCTAGCTTAGGATAGAGGGAGTAGATCTTATTTCGGTCCTTGGGATATCAAGAAGTCTTTGCGAATTTGCGATGTAAAGCTTTGGTATATGAAATAGATTAAAGGAGTTTGGCATATATTATCCTAAATCTTGTGTCCCACTAAAATAGCTTAAAATGCTATCACGAAATCTTGCGTCTTCACATACTATTATAGTAGtaatttttattttcatttattctatcattttaaaaaaaaattatttacccCCATTTTTGGACATTGTCCATTGAGCTAatggaaggaaaaaaaattgtACGTCAAATAACATATGATAATTTTTTCTTTAAAAGAAGGGAAAAGGGTTAAATTTACCCTTCAAGTAtcgtttatagtttaaatttgtcctccgtcaaagtttgggatcaaatttgccctccccattaggatacttgataaatttgccTTTATATGGATGAAAGTGTGACTTGGACTTCACAACACAAAATATTAGTCATGTCAGGTCTACGTAGGCTCCTAAACCCAATTATTTAACTCGTAACCTGTTTCGAGCTGTCAAAACGAGCCAGCCCAACCCAAGCGGGCCAAGGAATTTGATGGGCTGGGGCGGGCCGGCCCTTCACTTGTAAGGGCCTTAAAATGGCCAGCC
Above is a genomic segment from Lycium barbarum isolate Lr01 chromosome 12, ASM1917538v2, whole genome shotgun sequence containing:
- the LOC132622104 gene encoding uncharacterized protein LOC132622104, which codes for MSSSSSTLTPMQRYAAGALFGLALHQAQIHQTCPLGFPSDEDDHRISNSSSSDSVSAGWVHQSSDLLRPVFKFLEIDKKAWTGLEETAGSSSPKHHVGALLRSLSVSEEGADTSSEAAEKEHDLASAIDAMASSMERTSDNVSKQEKRRKYEHKYRAKLSVADTQSTSEVENTTNAENYQEKSKKPSSIEQAHLESVSGFDEKPVEEASTLEYSRKVNVIYQIFSACLAQSAEESKKYTRRRKGYDARHRVALRLLATWFDIKWIKVEAIETTVACSAMALKEEELKEQSQSPKSKWAKWKRRGIIGAAAVTGGTLLAVTGGLAAPAIAAGFGALAPTLGTLVPVIGASGFAAVASAAGSVAGSVAVAASFGAAGAGLTGTKMARRTGDVDEFEFKAIGENHNQGRLAVEVLISGLVFKEEDFVRPWEGQHDNSERYVLQWESKNLIAVSTAIQDWLTSRLAMELMKRGAMMTVLKTLLTALALPATLLAMTDFIDSKWAIAVDRSDKAGKLLAEVLQKGLQGHRPVTLVGFSLGARVIFKCLQILAESENNSGLVERVVLLGAPIAIKNMNWEAARKVVAGRFVNAYATNDWMLGIAFRASLLTRGLAGIQPVDVPGIENVDVTELIDGHSSYLWATQKILDLLELDAYYPVVLGRVVL